TCCCGACTCCAATCGCAATGAAACATACTCCCAAAAGAGGACAGTTGCGGCTGCCGTCGGTTCCTGTGAACAAATCCAGGTTCAAGGCTCTTCATCCCAGGTATACCTTCGATGAGTTTATGGTGGGAGAGAGTAATATTCTGGCTGAATCAGCATGTCGTTCCATGGTGGCTCAGGACGACTCCGTCGGTCCCTGTCTTTATATCAACAGCTCCACAGGGCTTGGGAAAAGCCATCTGACCCATGCGGTTGCCCATCAGGTTCTGGCCCAGTCGCCGATGACGAGACTTCATTATGTGACTGCCAGGCAGTTTGCTGCGGAGATGGTACGTGGTATCAAAACCAATACTATGGATGATTTCAAATCAAAATACCTGGAACATTGCGATATTCTTCTTGTGGAGGATGTTCACTCGCTTACGGGGAAGAAGAAAACCCAGGAAGAGCTGAATGAGGTTCTTGATTCTCTGATTAAATCCGGAAAAAGGGTGATCGTTACAGCCAACAGTGCTCCAAGGGATCTGGTAGGGATTGATAATGAGTTCAGATCCCGGATGACTTCCGGGCTTGTCACCAGCATCCAGCCACCTGACATTGCTACACGGACTCGTATTGTTGAGAAAAAAGCGGCCCAGCAGCAGCTGTGTCTCGATGAGGAACTGGTGCAGTACCTGGCGAATAATATTCGCGGAGATGTCCGGCAGATAGAGTCGGCCCTGAGGGCCATAAGGGCCAAAGCCAGACTTGTCGGAGGACATGTGGATCTTGATCTTCTGAGAGAAGTCGTGACCACGATAGTAGGTGTCGAACAGCAGCTTTCTGCTGAGCTTATCTGTGAACTGGTCAGTTGTCAGTTCAATGTGAGCATGGATGCCCTGCGATCAAAATCACGAAAGAGGGCGATTACCTTTCCCAGGCAGGTGGCCATGTATCTGGCCCGCAAATATACTGATGATTCTCTTGCCGATATAGGTAAGGTACTGCACCGTGATCATTCCACGGTGCTGCATGCCATCAAGGTTGTGTCAAACAAGGCTATCCGGGACACATCCATCTCTGCCCAGCTGGACCTGTTGAGCAATAAGGTAAAGCAGCTTTAGCCCGCGTTTCCCATGAATATTGTGTTGCTGTTTGCAAATTTATGAGAGAGGTGGGCTAAAAATAAATGCCTTTGACTTCCGCGGCAGTTTCTGCAACTGAATCTCTGGCGAGAATCGCTTCACCAACCCTGCTGCCGTGCTTTATCATGTCGTTAATACCGATCCCTTCCCAGCCAAACCCGCAAATATAGAGGCCAGCCAGTGATGACTGGACTGTTGATCGCCAGTTGAGGAGGGCAGGATAACCTCTTTCGAGCTGGGGAATACCGGACCGGGGTCGGAGAACTTCTGTGAAAACGGGTTCCTCTCTGATCTTGAGTATTGTCCTCACATCATCGTAAGCCTTGGATATCAGAGTTGGATCGTCCAACTCAAGTTTTTCCGGATGACGTCTGCCACCGACCAGGGTCTCAAAGAGAATATGATTTTCCGGGGCCCGGCCGGGAAACATGTTGGATGAAAAGAGTGAACCGAGGGTAAAGCGTT
The DNA window shown above is from Desulfomarina profundi and carries:
- the dnaA gene encoding chromosomal replication initiator protein DnaA, whose protein sequence is MVWEKVKESLKSTLAGNIYDLWIEPLQFVQLQEEKLYLSSPDRFFSAYVKQNFLEIIEEKASEHGLSSLRIVFCESGSKSLPTPIAMKHTPKRGQLRLPSVPVNKSRFKALHPRYTFDEFMVGESNILAESACRSMVAQDDSVGPCLYINSSTGLGKSHLTHAVAHQVLAQSPMTRLHYVTARQFAAEMVRGIKTNTMDDFKSKYLEHCDILLVEDVHSLTGKKKTQEELNEVLDSLIKSGKRVIVTANSAPRDLVGIDNEFRSRMTSGLVTSIQPPDIATRTRIVEKKAAQQQLCLDEELVQYLANNIRGDVRQIESALRAIRAKARLVGGHVDLDLLREVVTTIVGVEQQLSAELICELVSCQFNVSMDALRSKSRKRAITFPRQVAMYLARKYTDDSLADIGKVLHRDHSTVLHAIKVVSNKAIRDTSISAQLDLLSNKVKQL
- a CDS encoding protoporphyrinogen/coproporphyrinogen oxidase; the encoded protein is MPLNSIPEAKIATVVFGFTSETRLPPGFGYLIPECEKRFTLGSLFSSNMFPGRAPENHILFETLVGGRRHPEKLELDDPTLISKAYDDVRTILKIREEPVFTEVLRPRSGIPQLERGYPALLNWRSTVQSSLAGLYICGFGWEGIGINDMIKHGSRVGEAILARDSVAETAAEVKGIYF